A region from the Cryptosporangium arvum DSM 44712 genome encodes:
- a CDS encoding 2-oxoacid:acceptor oxidoreductase subunit alpha: protein MSKQVQRLDRVVIRFAGDSGDGMQLTGDRFTSETASFGNDLSTLPNFPAEIRAPQGTLPGVSSFQVHFADHDIMTPGDRPDVLVAMNPAALKANLADLPRGATVIVDTHDFTKRALAKVGYGASPLEDGSLEAYHVHSLGLTELTLQAVDGLGLSRKDAGRAKNMFALGLVSWLYSRPIEATVGFLEKKFATKPQVAAANVAALKAGWNYGETTEDFSVTYEVKPAPMPSGTYRNISGNLALAYGLLAAGQRAGLPLFLGAYPITPASDVLHELSKHKRFGVRAFQAEDEIAAIGAALGASFGGALGITTSSGPGIALKSETIGLAVSLELPLVVVDIQRGGPSTGLPTKTEQSDLLQAMFGRNGEAPVPIVAPRSPNDCFDAAIEAARIAVTYRTPVFLLSDGYLANGSEPWQVPAVDTLPDLRTEFASEKNHGEEFWPYLRDPDTLARPWAIPGTPGLEHRIGGIEKADGSGNISYDPANHDLMVRTRQAKIDGIARSIPALEVDDPSGDADVLVLGWGSTYGPIGAAARRVRRAGMKIAQAHLRHLNPFPDNLGEVLHRYQRVVVPEMNLGQLALLLRAKYLVDVVSYNQVRGLPFRAEELEEVLTNVITQAAGTTDTADEIGITR, encoded by the coding sequence GTGAGCAAGCAGGTCCAGCGGTTGGACCGTGTGGTGATCCGGTTTGCCGGTGATTCCGGTGATGGGATGCAGTTGACCGGTGATCGGTTCACGTCGGAGACCGCGTCGTTCGGGAATGATTTGTCGACGTTGCCGAATTTCCCGGCGGAGATCCGGGCGCCGCAGGGCACGTTGCCGGGGGTTTCGTCGTTCCAGGTGCATTTCGCCGATCACGACATCATGACGCCGGGGGATCGCCCGGATGTGCTGGTGGCGATGAACCCGGCGGCGTTGAAGGCGAACCTGGCGGATCTGCCGCGGGGCGCGACGGTCATCGTGGACACCCATGACTTCACCAAGCGGGCGTTGGCGAAGGTGGGGTACGGGGCGTCGCCGTTGGAGGACGGGTCGCTGGAGGCCTATCACGTGCATTCGCTCGGGTTGACCGAGTTGACGTTGCAGGCGGTGGACGGGCTCGGGCTCTCGCGTAAAGACGCCGGGCGGGCGAAGAACATGTTCGCGCTGGGGTTGGTGTCGTGGTTGTATTCGCGGCCGATCGAGGCGACGGTGGGGTTCCTGGAGAAGAAGTTCGCCACCAAGCCGCAGGTGGCGGCGGCGAACGTGGCGGCGTTGAAGGCGGGCTGGAACTACGGGGAGACCACGGAGGATTTCTCGGTCACCTATGAGGTGAAACCGGCGCCGATGCCCTCGGGTACTTACCGCAACATTTCCGGGAACCTGGCGTTGGCCTACGGGCTGCTGGCCGCCGGGCAGCGCGCCGGTCTGCCGTTGTTCCTGGGCGCGTATCCGATCACGCCGGCCTCGGACGTGCTGCACGAGTTGTCGAAGCACAAACGGTTCGGGGTGCGGGCGTTCCAGGCCGAGGACGAGATCGCCGCGATCGGCGCCGCCCTCGGCGCGTCCTTCGGCGGCGCGCTGGGCATCACGACCTCCTCGGGGCCGGGGATCGCGTTGAAGTCCGAGACCATCGGGTTGGCGGTGTCGCTGGAACTGCCGCTGGTGGTGGTCGACATTCAACGCGGTGGCCCGTCGACCGGGTTGCCGACCAAGACCGAGCAGTCGGATCTGTTGCAGGCCATGTTCGGGCGCAACGGCGAAGCCCCGGTACCGATCGTGGCGCCGCGCTCCCCGAACGATTGTTTCGACGCCGCGATCGAAGCGGCGCGCATCGCGGTCACCTACCGCACCCCGGTGTTCCTGCTCTCCGACGGGTATCTGGCCAACGGCTCCGAGCCGTGGCAGGTCCCGGCCGTGGACACCCTGCCGGATCTGCGGACCGAGTTCGCGTCGGAGAAAAACCATGGGGAGGAGTTCTGGCCGTATCTGCGGGACCCCGACACCCTGGCCCGGCCGTGGGCCATCCCCGGTACTCCCGGCCTGGAACACCGCATCGGCGGCATCGAGAAAGCCGACGGGTCGGGCAACATCTCCTACGACCCGGCCAACCACGACCTGATGGTGCGCACCCGCCAAGCCAAAATCGACGGCATCGCCCGGTCCATCCCCGCGTTGGAGGTCGACGACCCCTCCGGCGACGCCGACGTGCTGGTGCTGGGCTGGGGCTCCACCTACGGCCCCATCGGCGCCGCCGCCCGCCGGGTGCGCCGCGCCGGAATGAAAATCGCCCAGGCGCACCTGCGGCACCTCAACCCGTTCCCGGACAACCTCGGCGAGGTCCTCCACCGCTACCAGCGTGTGGTCGTGCCCGAGATGAACCTCGGCCAACTCGCCCTGCTCCTCCGCGCGAAATACCTGGTCGACGTCGTCTCCTACAACCAGGTCCGCGGCCTACCCTTCCGCGCCGAAGAACTCGAAGAAGTCCTCACCAACGTCATCACGCAGGCCGCCGGCACCACCGACACGGCCGATGAGATTGGGATCACCCGATGA
- a CDS encoding helix-turn-helix domain-containing protein, giving the protein MNANPEPEVGARLRSLRRKRQLTLARLAELTGIAESTLSRLENGRLQPTLAQLLPLARVHGLGLDELIGLHRPRVEGVIHRHGATFVPLSHQRGGIRAYKMFSPARETLVEPDPRTHDGFAWVHVLTGRLRFVLGNRDLVLTAGESAEYDTSLPHWMGHADHDPVEALLLFGPQGERTRLRARTRDLTPPPP; this is encoded by the coding sequence GTGAATGCGAACCCGGAGCCGGAGGTCGGCGCACGGCTACGGAGCCTGCGGCGGAAACGGCAGCTCACCCTCGCCCGGCTCGCCGAGCTGACCGGTATCGCCGAGAGCACCCTGTCCCGCCTGGAGAACGGCCGTCTCCAGCCGACCCTGGCGCAGTTGCTGCCGCTGGCCAGGGTGCACGGCCTCGGGCTGGACGAGCTGATCGGGCTGCACCGGCCGCGAGTCGAAGGGGTGATCCACCGCCACGGCGCGACGTTCGTGCCTCTCAGTCACCAGCGAGGCGGTATCCGCGCCTACAAGATGTTCTCCCCCGCCCGGGAGACGCTCGTCGAGCCCGATCCGCGGACCCACGATGGTTTCGCCTGGGTGCACGTTCTCACCGGCCGGTTGCGGTTCGTCCTGGGCAACCGGGACCTCGTTCTGACCGCGGGTGAGTCCGCCGAGTACGACACCAGCCTTCCGCACTGGATGGGGCACGCCGATCACGATCCCGTCGAGGCGCTGCTCCTGTTCGGCCCCCAGGGCGAGCGGACCCGTCTGCGCGCCCGCACCCGCGACCTGACTCCGCCACCCCCGTGA
- the rarD gene encoding EamA family transporter RarD codes for MTEQRRGLLFGVAAYGAWGIFPLYFQLLKPAGALEILAHRIIWSLVTVGVLIVVLRRWRWFRTAGVRTIGLLTLSAALIAANWYTYIYGVNSSRVVETALGYFINPLISVLLGVAVLHERLRRMQWVALAIGAVAVVVLTVDYGRPPWIAITLAFSFGLYGLIKKIVGAPAVEGLATESLVLLLPALGYVTWLTWQGDAEFGHVSAGHTTLMVLSGALTAAPLLAFAAAANLVSLTTVGLLQYLTPTLQFLLGVTVLGEHMPLARWAGFALVWVALIVFSAETLATAHKASARRRASAANV; via the coding sequence GTGACCGAACAGCGACGCGGACTGCTCTTCGGAGTAGCCGCCTATGGGGCGTGGGGCATCTTCCCGCTCTACTTCCAGCTGCTGAAGCCGGCGGGCGCGCTGGAGATCCTCGCCCACCGCATCATCTGGTCGCTCGTCACCGTCGGCGTCCTCATCGTCGTGCTGCGTCGCTGGCGCTGGTTCCGCACCGCGGGCGTGCGGACGATCGGCCTGCTGACGCTCAGCGCGGCGCTGATCGCGGCGAACTGGTACACGTACATCTACGGCGTCAACTCGTCCCGGGTCGTCGAGACCGCGCTCGGGTACTTCATCAACCCGCTGATCTCGGTGTTGCTCGGCGTCGCCGTGCTGCACGAGCGGCTCCGCCGGATGCAGTGGGTGGCGCTGGCGATCGGCGCGGTCGCGGTCGTGGTGCTCACCGTCGACTACGGACGACCTCCGTGGATCGCGATCACGCTCGCGTTCAGCTTCGGGCTGTACGGGCTGATCAAGAAGATCGTCGGTGCACCGGCCGTCGAAGGGCTGGCGACCGAATCGCTCGTGCTCCTGCTGCCCGCGCTCGGATACGTCACGTGGCTGACCTGGCAGGGCGACGCGGAGTTCGGGCACGTGTCCGCCGGGCACACCACGCTCATGGTGTTGTCCGGGGCGCTGACGGCCGCTCCGCTGCTGGCGTTCGCGGCGGCGGCGAACCTGGTGTCGCTCACGACCGTCGGGCTGCTCCAGTACCTGACGCCGACCCTGCAGTTCCTGCTCGGCGTCACGGTCCTTGGCGAGCACATGCCGTTGGCCCGCTGGGCGGGCTTCGCCCTGGTCTGGGTTGCACTGATCGTGTTCAGCGCGGAGACACTCGCCACCGCACACAAGGCGTCAGCGCGACGACGGGCCTCCGCGGCGAACGTCTAG
- a CDS encoding IS481 family transposase — protein sequence MPHRNAPLTELGRLRLARCVVDDRWSLRRAADRFQVSPTTAARWAGRYRRHGADGMTDRSSRPYRSPARTARQTERKIVKIRVTKRLGPARIAARLGLNPATVHRVLTRYRLPRLAHLDRATGVRVRRYERDAPGDLIHVDVKKLGRIPDGGGHRTRGRSAGSRNKRATTGARKNCHPVIGYAYLHTAIDDHSRLAYTEILTDERKETATGFWTRALAYFTSCGITVARVLTDNGSCYKSRLWADTLTHAGIAHKRTRPYRPQTNGKVERFHRTLAEEWAYARPYRSEAERQGAFAPWLHFYNHHRGHTALGGLPPATRVTNLTGQNT from the coding sequence GTGCCCCACCGTAATGCCCCGCTGACCGAACTCGGACGCCTGCGGCTGGCCCGCTGCGTCGTCGATGACCGCTGGTCGTTGCGGCGAGCCGCCGACCGGTTCCAGGTCTCGCCCACCACAGCCGCGCGCTGGGCCGGCCGCTACCGCCGGCACGGTGCGGACGGTATGACCGACCGGTCCAGCCGTCCGTACCGATCCCCGGCCCGCACCGCCCGGCAGACCGAACGAAAGATCGTGAAGATCCGGGTCACCAAACGCCTCGGACCAGCACGCATCGCCGCCCGTCTCGGCCTGAACCCCGCCACGGTCCACCGCGTGCTGACCCGCTACCGGCTGCCGCGTCTGGCTCACCTCGACCGCGCCACCGGCGTCCGGGTCCGCCGTTACGAACGCGACGCGCCCGGCGACCTGATCCACGTCGACGTCAAGAAACTCGGCCGGATCCCCGACGGCGGCGGCCACCGCACCCGCGGCCGCTCCGCCGGCAGCCGCAACAAACGGGCCACCACCGGCGCCCGCAAGAACTGCCATCCGGTGATCGGCTATGCCTATCTGCACACCGCGATCGACGACCACTCCCGGCTGGCCTACACCGAAATCCTGACCGACGAACGCAAAGAGACCGCGACCGGCTTCTGGACCCGCGCCCTGGCCTACTTCACCTCCTGCGGGATCACCGTCGCCCGGGTCCTGACCGACAACGGCTCCTGCTACAAGTCCCGCCTCTGGGCCGACACCCTCACCCACGCCGGGATCGCCCACAAACGGACCCGGCCCTACCGGCCCCAAACCAACGGCAAAGTCGAACGATTCCACCGCACCCTGGCCGAGGAATGGGCCTACGCCCGCCCCTACCGGTCAGAAGCAGAACGCCAGGGCGCATTCGCGCCCTGGCTGCACTTCTACAATCACCACCGCGGCCACACCGCCCTCGGCGGTCTACCACCCGCGACCCGCGTCACCAACCTCACGGGACAGAACACCTAG
- a CDS encoding DeoR/GlpR family DNA-binding transcription regulator: protein MRAEERQHRILARARSDGRVDVSDIAADLAVAPETVRRDLRLLEQHGLVRRTHGGAYPVESAGFETNLANRATLRVPEKRRIAAAAVELLGDAETVFIDEGFGPQLVAEALPPGRPLTVITASIPVASHLATKPETTVYLLGGRVRGRTLATVDHWATQMLSGFVIDLAYLGANGISRRYGLTTPDPAVANVKAQVVRASRRRVFAGVHTKFGVNSFSRFASVADFETIVTDTGLSAVEAQRYSVLGPQVIRA, encoded by the coding sequence ATGCGTGCTGAGGAACGCCAACACCGCATCCTCGCCCGTGCCCGGAGCGACGGCCGGGTCGACGTCAGCGACATCGCCGCGGATCTGGCGGTCGCGCCCGAGACGGTCCGTCGCGACCTGCGCCTGCTGGAGCAGCACGGCCTCGTCCGCCGCACCCACGGCGGCGCCTACCCGGTGGAGAGCGCGGGCTTCGAGACCAACCTCGCCAACCGCGCGACGCTGCGGGTGCCCGAGAAGCGGCGGATCGCCGCGGCGGCCGTCGAACTCCTCGGCGACGCCGAGACCGTGTTCATCGACGAGGGCTTCGGCCCGCAACTGGTCGCGGAGGCGTTACCGCCGGGGCGTCCGCTCACCGTCATCACGGCCAGCATCCCGGTCGCCAGCCACCTCGCGACGAAGCCGGAGACGACCGTCTACCTGCTCGGCGGCCGGGTTCGCGGCCGCACGCTGGCGACCGTCGACCACTGGGCCACCCAGATGCTCTCCGGGTTCGTCATCGACCTGGCGTACCTCGGGGCCAACGGCATCTCGCGCCGGTACGGCCTCACCACCCCCGACCCCGCGGTCGCGAACGTCAAGGCCCAGGTCGTCCGGGCGTCCCGGCGCCGCGTCTTCGCCGGCGTCCACACGAAGTTCGGTGTGAACAGCTTCAGCCGCTTCGCCTCGGTCGCGGACTTCGAGACGATCGTCACCGACACTGGGCTGTCGGCGGTGGAGGCGCAGCGCTACTCCGTGCTGGGGCCGCAGGTGATCCGCGCATGA
- a CDS encoding NAD(P)/FAD-dependent oxidoreductase, whose amino-acid sequence MTQLHNGRVDVAVIGGGPAGLSAATTLARALRSVVVIDDGHPRNAAADGVHNFLSRDAVSPADLLAAGRDELTRYGGSVRPGRAVAARTSGDGFQVTLADGDVVEARRLLVTTGLTDELPDVAGVRERFGRDVVHCPYCHGWEIRGRRIAVLASGPMGVHQAILFRQWTDDLVLLTHTTEAPAPEQAALLAGRGIAVVAGVVDRLEVHDDRLRGVRLADGRSVGCDAIVVGPRMVASSPVLDELGLKPVAHPMGEAVGMTYPAEPTGATTVPGLWLAGNVTDLQAQVITAAAQGVAVAAALNLELVMAETVA is encoded by the coding sequence ATGACACAGCTTCACAATGGACGAGTCGACGTCGCGGTGATCGGCGGTGGGCCGGCGGGTCTGAGTGCGGCGACCACGCTCGCCCGGGCCCTGCGCTCGGTGGTCGTGATCGACGACGGCCACCCGCGCAACGCTGCGGCGGACGGTGTCCACAACTTCCTGAGCCGGGATGCCGTGAGCCCCGCCGACCTGCTCGCCGCCGGGCGCGACGAGCTGACCCGGTACGGCGGTTCCGTACGGCCCGGCCGCGCCGTGGCGGCACGCACCAGCGGGGACGGGTTCCAGGTCACGCTCGCCGACGGGGACGTGGTCGAGGCGCGGCGTCTGCTGGTCACGACCGGCCTCACCGACGAGCTGCCCGACGTCGCCGGAGTGCGTGAGCGGTTCGGCCGGGACGTGGTGCACTGCCCGTACTGCCACGGCTGGGAGATCCGCGGGCGGCGCATCGCGGTGCTGGCCAGCGGTCCGATGGGCGTGCACCAGGCGATCCTGTTCCGGCAGTGGACCGACGACCTGGTCCTGCTGACGCACACCACCGAGGCTCCGGCGCCCGAGCAGGCGGCGCTGCTCGCCGGGCGCGGGATCGCGGTGGTCGCGGGCGTCGTCGACCGGCTGGAGGTCCACGACGACCGGCTGCGCGGCGTGCGGCTGGCCGACGGGCGGTCGGTCGGGTGCGACGCGATCGTCGTGGGCCCGCGGATGGTGGCCTCGTCGCCGGTGCTCGATGAACTGGGGCTGAAGCCGGTGGCGCATCCGATGGGCGAGGCGGTGGGAATGACCTATCCGGCCGAGCCGACCGGTGCGACAACGGTGCCCGGGCTGTGGCTGGCCGGCAACGTCACCGACCTCCAGGCCCAGGTGATCACCGCGGCCGCGCAGGGAGTGGCGGTGGCGGCCGCCCTCAACCTGGAGCTGGTGATGGCCGAGACGGTGGCCTAG
- a CDS encoding thiamine pyrophosphate-dependent enzyme, protein MRLVPKTDTPQKAGDFKTDQEVRWCPGCGDYAILAAVQSFMPQLGLKRENIVFVSGIGCSSRFPYYMNTYGMHSIHGRAPAIATGLSTSRPDLSVWVVTGDGDALSIGGNHLIHALRRNVNLKILLFNNRIYGLTKGQYSPTSEVGKITKSTPMGSLDHPFNPVSLALGAEASFVGRAIDSDRKQLTSVLHAAAQHEGSALVEIYQNCNIFNDGAFELLKDNATKDDWTIRLEHGQPLRFGKDNEKGVVRDTHGNFEIVDVTPDNENTLVVHDAHIDNPAYAFALSRISTQDLRYTPVGVFRSVKRPTYDAEMAAQLDTAQARGGADLQQLLHGNDTWTVA, encoded by the coding sequence ATGCGGCTGGTGCCCAAGACCGACACCCCGCAGAAAGCCGGCGACTTCAAAACCGACCAAGAAGTCCGCTGGTGCCCCGGCTGCGGCGACTACGCCATCCTCGCCGCCGTCCAATCCTTCATGCCCCAACTCGGACTCAAACGCGAAAACATCGTGTTCGTCTCCGGAATCGGCTGCTCCAGCCGCTTCCCCTACTACATGAACACCTACGGGATGCACTCCATCCACGGACGCGCCCCCGCCATCGCCACCGGCCTGTCCACCAGCCGCCCCGACCTCTCCGTCTGGGTCGTCACCGGCGACGGCGACGCCCTCTCCATCGGCGGCAACCACCTCATCCACGCCCTGCGCCGCAACGTCAACCTCAAAATCCTGCTGTTCAACAACCGCATCTACGGGCTGACCAAAGGCCAGTACTCCCCCACCTCCGAAGTCGGCAAAATCACCAAATCCACCCCCATGGGATCCCTGGACCACCCCTTCAACCCCGTGTCCCTGGCCCTCGGCGCCGAAGCATCATTCGTCGGCCGGGCCATCGACTCCGACCGCAAACAACTCACCAGCGTGCTGCACGCCGCCGCCCAGCACGAAGGCTCCGCCCTGGTCGAGATCTACCAGAACTGCAACATCTTCAACGACGGCGCCTTCGAACTCCTCAAAGACAACGCCACCAAAGACGACTGGACCATCCGCCTCGAACACGGCCAGCCGCTGCGCTTCGGCAAAGACAACGAGAAAGGCGTCGTCCGCGACACCCACGGCAACTTCGAGATCGTCGACGTGACCCCCGACAACGAGAACACCCTCGTCGTCCACGACGCCCACATCGACAACCCCGCCTACGCCTTCGCGCTCTCCCGCATCTCCACCCAGGACCTGCGCTACACCCCCGTCGGCGTGTTCCGCTCGGTCAAACGCCCCACCTACGACGCCGAAATGGCGGCCCAACTCGACACCGCCCAAGCCCGCGGCGGCGCCGACCTCCAGCAGTTGCTCCACGGCAACGACACCTGGACAGTGGCTTGA